A single Mangrovimonas sp. YM274 DNA region contains:
- a CDS encoding META domain-containing protein: MKIKALFLLTCILMLTACKSSKQTTSSNNNTTSISLTDTPWKLVELQGQKITDMTPQPYLYLDSKTNRAGGNSGCNGFGGSYTLENEYKIKLSGLISTMKACPDMSTEKAFLKVLESVDNYTIVNGVLSLNKAKMATLAKFEVDQSVMD; this comes from the coding sequence ATGAAAATAAAAGCACTTTTCTTATTAACATGCATACTAATGCTAACGGCATGTAAAAGCTCAAAACAAACCACTAGTTCCAACAATAATACAACCTCCATTTCCCTAACGGACACCCCTTGGAAACTGGTAGAATTACAGGGACAAAAAATTACCGACATGACCCCACAACCCTATCTATACTTGGATTCCAAAACCAATCGTGCTGGAGGTAATTCTGGGTGCAATGGATTTGGTGGTAGTTATACGCTGGAAAATGAATACAAAATCAAGTTGTCTGGACTCATTTCTACCATGAAAGCCTGCCCAGACATGAGCACGGAAAAAGCCTTTTTAAAAGTTTTGGAATCTGTAGACAACTACACCATAGTTAACGGAGTCTTGAGCTTAAACAAAGCTAAAATGGCCACCTTGGCAAAATTTGAAGTAGACCAATCGGTGATGGATTAA
- a CDS encoding DUF6268 family outer membrane beta-barrel protein, whose product MQYILKNLWLLLVWFPSLLWAQNYIDVLQIRYAYMPHSNFENTSSHTNVNSLETVATVPFPLNQSTAIIAGANFTYNNLQLFPNSDYSLLYNTTLRLGINTKLSETWQGTFIALPKIASDYQNISSDDFYLGGLALFNNQRKSNLFFRYGIYLSQEAFGVTTTPILGLYYLSNNQLFEADLAIPLSANINYTLPHFKVGVDYLGIERSYHLHSPEQMGRYVEQNRLEFAGYIEFNTFNKQVLLRSKLGYASNRHAVFDDDDTIGLKVIDFRIDDKRTQLNPKMKGSLFFKIEAIYRFNLNSQQN is encoded by the coding sequence TTGCAATATATTTTGAAAAATCTATGGCTTCTTTTAGTTTGGTTCCCCTCTCTCCTTTGGGCTCAAAATTATATTGATGTCCTCCAAATTAGGTACGCCTACATGCCTCATTCTAATTTTGAAAACACCTCTAGTCATACCAATGTCAATTCCCTTGAAACAGTTGCTACGGTTCCTTTTCCACTCAATCAGTCCACAGCCATCATTGCCGGAGCCAACTTCACCTATAACAACCTACAGTTATTCCCTAACAGCGATTACTCCCTCCTTTATAACACCACATTAAGGTTAGGCATTAACACCAAACTTTCCGAAACATGGCAGGGGACTTTTATTGCCCTACCAAAAATTGCTTCGGATTACCAAAACATTTCCTCAGACGATTTTTATCTAGGAGGCCTTGCGCTATTCAATAACCAACGTAAGAGCAACCTGTTTTTTAGATACGGAATTTACCTCTCGCAAGAGGCCTTTGGCGTTACGACCACACCAATTTTGGGGCTTTACTACCTCAGCAACAACCAGCTTTTTGAAGCTGATTTAGCAATTCCACTCTCTGCCAATATCAACTATACGCTGCCACATTTTAAAGTAGGAGTTGATTATTTAGGAATCGAACGCAGCTACCACTTACATAGTCCAGAACAAATGGGAAGATACGTAGAACAAAACCGACTAGAGTTTGCCGGCTATATAGAATTTAACACCTTTAACAAACAAGTACTTTTACGAAGCAAATTGGGTTACGCCAGTAATAGACATGCGGTTTTTGACGATGACGACACCATTGGCTTAAAGGTGATTGACTTCAGAATTGATGACAAACGCACCCAATTAAATCCAAAAATGAAAGGAAGTTTGTTCTTCAAAATTGAGGCTATTTATCGTTTTAACTTAAATTCGCAGCAAAACTAA
- the metG gene encoding methionine--tRNA ligase has translation MTDPKRYTITAALPYTNGPIHIGHLAGVYVPADIYARFLRLNGKDVAFVCGSDEHGVPITIKAKKEGVTPQDVVDKYHAIIKQSFEDFGISFDNYSRTSAQVHHETASEFFKELYNKGEFIEEVTEQLYDEQANQFLADRFVTGTCPKCGNEEAYGDQCEKCGTSLNATDLINPKSAITGNVPTLKQTKHWFLPLDKHEDFLKEWILEGHKKDWKPNVYGQVKSWIDDGLRPRAVTRDLDWGIPVPLPDAEGKVLYVWFDAPIGYISATKEWAEREGKDWEPYWKDQDTKLVHFIGKDNIVFHCIIFPAMLKAEGSYILPDNVPANEFLNLEGNKLSTSKNWAVWLPEYLQDFPEKQDVLRYALTANAPETKDNDFTWKDFQARNNNELVAIFGNFINRVVVLTNKYYNGIVPTPSELTEIDEETLAAVKAYPSVIASSIERYRFREGSQELMNLARLGNKYLADEEPWKVIKEDEARTKTIMYVALQIASALATLSEPFLPFTSEKLKNILNLASAAETISWNDIISKEVLLTAGHQIGKAELLFSKIEDQDIQAQLDKLEASKKANEAANKTVEPQKDIITFDDFTKLDLRVGTILEAEKMAKAKKLLVLKVDTGIDVRTIVSGIAESFKPEEIIGKRVTVLVNLAPRALRGVESEGMILMTETADGKLVFVNPDEGQNVTNGLQIS, from the coding sequence ATGACAGATCCTAAACGCTATACCATTACCGCAGCATTACCTTACACCAACGGCCCTATCCATATTGGCCACTTGGCTGGTGTATACGTACCTGCCGATATTTACGCTAGATTTTTAAGACTTAACGGCAAGGATGTTGCCTTTGTATGCGGAAGTGACGAACATGGGGTGCCCATTACCATCAAGGCAAAAAAAGAAGGGGTAACGCCTCAGGATGTGGTGGATAAATACCATGCCATTATCAAACAATCGTTTGAGGACTTTGGTATTTCGTTTGATAACTACAGCCGTACCTCGGCACAAGTACATCATGAAACGGCTTCGGAATTCTTTAAAGAGTTATACAACAAAGGAGAATTTATTGAAGAAGTCACCGAGCAGTTATACGATGAGCAGGCCAATCAGTTTTTGGCCGACCGTTTTGTAACAGGTACCTGTCCAAAATGTGGCAATGAAGAAGCCTATGGCGACCAATGTGAAAAGTGTGGCACCAGTCTAAACGCCACGGATCTTATCAATCCTAAATCGGCCATTACCGGAAATGTGCCAACCTTGAAGCAAACCAAGCACTGGTTTTTGCCATTGGACAAGCATGAAGACTTCCTTAAGGAATGGATTTTGGAAGGGCACAAAAAAGACTGGAAACCTAATGTTTATGGGCAGGTAAAATCATGGATCGATGACGGATTACGTCCGCGTGCAGTAACAAGAGATTTGGATTGGGGAATTCCAGTACCTCTTCCAGATGCTGAAGGCAAAGTATTGTATGTTTGGTTTGATGCACCTATTGGGTATATCTCCGCTACCAAGGAATGGGCAGAGCGTGAAGGCAAAGATTGGGAGCCCTATTGGAAAGACCAAGACACCAAGTTGGTACACTTTATTGGAAAAGACAATATTGTATTCCACTGTATCATTTTCCCTGCCATGTTAAAGGCAGAAGGCAGCTATATCCTTCCTGATAATGTACCTGCCAATGAATTCTTGAATTTGGAAGGTAACAAATTGTCCACCTCCAAAAACTGGGCGGTTTGGCTTCCTGAATACTTACAAGATTTCCCAGAAAAGCAGGACGTATTGCGTTACGCATTGACGGCCAATGCCCCTGAAACTAAAGACAATGATTTTACCTGGAAGGACTTTCAGGCGAGAAACAATAACGAATTGGTAGCCATTTTCGGAAACTTTATCAACCGAGTGGTAGTCTTGACCAATAAATACTATAATGGCATTGTACCAACGCCTTCAGAGTTGACAGAGATTGACGAAGAAACCTTGGCTGCTGTAAAAGCATATCCATCGGTAATAGCTAGTTCTATTGAACGCTACCGTTTCCGTGAGGGAAGTCAGGAGTTGATGAACTTGGCCCGTTTGGGGAACAAATATTTGGCTGATGAGGAGCCATGGAAAGTGATCAAGGAAGATGAGGCCCGTACAAAAACTATCATGTATGTGGCGCTTCAAATAGCTTCGGCTTTGGCAACTTTAAGTGAGCCGTTCTTGCCATTTACGTCAGAAAAATTGAAGAACATCCTTAATCTAGCCTCCGCAGCAGAAACCATTTCTTGGAATGACATCATTTCCAAAGAGGTCTTGCTTACTGCTGGACATCAAATTGGCAAGGCTGAATTGTTGTTCTCAAAAATAGAAGATCAAGACATCCAAGCCCAATTGGACAAATTGGAAGCAAGTAAAAAGGCCAATGAAGCAGCCAATAAAACGGTAGAGCCTCAAAAGGATATTATCACCTTTGATGACTTCACCAAATTGGACCTTCGTGTAGGAACCATTTTAGAAGCCGAAAAAATGGCAAAGGCCAAAAAATTATTGGTACTAAAAGTGGATACTGGTATTGATGTAAGAACCATTGTGTCTGGTATTGCCGAAAGCTTTAAACCAGAAGAAATTATAGGCAAACGTGTGACCGTTTTGGTAAACTTAGCACCAAGAGCTTTGCGCGGTGTAGAAAGTGAAGGCATGATTTTAATGACCGAAACAGCAGATGGAAAATTGGTATTTGTGAACCCAGACGAAGGGCAAAACGTTACCAACGGATTGCAAATAAGCTAA
- a CDS encoding class I SAM-dependent methyltransferase, whose product MNHLKSHWDNVYDTKTDPELGWYEPHPETTLQLIDKCNLQPNASILAVGAGTSNLIDTLVAKGFQNLIANDLSRVALDKLKARIKEVFNHDLNCVVDDLTQPKVLQELAPIDLWVDRAVLHFFLKEEEQTAYFDLIKKVVAKDGYALIAVFALNGAEKCCGLPLQRYNTDMLQDKLGDEFQLLESMDYTFINPFGGERPYVYTLFKRV is encoded by the coding sequence ATGAATCACCTCAAATCTCATTGGGACAACGTTTACGATACCAAAACAGACCCCGAATTAGGATGGTATGAACCCCATCCAGAAACTACATTGCAGCTTATAGATAAATGCAACCTTCAACCTAACGCTTCTATTTTAGCAGTTGGTGCTGGTACTAGCAATTTAATTGATACTTTGGTCGCGAAAGGGTTCCAAAACCTTATTGCAAATGATTTAAGCCGGGTGGCCCTTGACAAATTAAAGGCGCGTATCAAAGAAGTATTCAACCACGACCTAAATTGTGTTGTGGATGATCTCACCCAACCTAAAGTATTGCAGGAACTAGCTCCTATTGACCTTTGGGTAGACCGTGCCGTATTGCATTTCTTTTTAAAAGAAGAAGAACAAACTGCCTACTTTGACCTGATCAAAAAAGTGGTTGCCAAAGATGGTTATGCATTAATTGCCGTATTTGCTTTGAACGGTGCCGAAAAATGCTGCGGACTTCCCTTGCAACGTTACAACACAGACATGCTACAGGACAAACTGGGCGACGAATTTCAACTTTTGGAAAGTATGGACTATACGTTCATCAATCCATTTGGTGGCGAACGTCCGTATGTATATACCCTTTTTAAAAGAGTCTAA